In a single window of the Bacteroides acidifaciens genome:
- a CDS encoding SusC/RagA family TonB-linked outer membrane protein, with product MNLYLENTRKSILITFLLLIGSILYAQSNSKITIKKKNISLQTALADVREQTKMSVSYNSSQLPKTRISLDINNQPLEQALKTILAGTGFTYTVKDTYIMIIPEQAAKKSKSRNVTGNVVDGKGEPLIGVTVLEKGTTNGTVTNIDGNYHITTQGDTPVLVFSYIGYQSKEVDVKENVINVVLEDGSQALDEVVVTALGIKRAEKALSYNVQTVSNSELTAAKDANFMNSLNGKVAGVNIQKSSSGVGGATRVVMRGSKSIVGDNNALYVVDGIPVGNPSRGVIQTEYGAVAGSEGISDFNPEDIESISVLTGPSAAALYGASAANGVILINTKKGVEGKMKINFSSNTEFSKPMMSPEFQNTYGNRKNSYRSWGDKLETPSTFDPMDFFKTGMNTINSLNISSGTRTNQTFISLASTNSKGIIKNNEYYRYNFSFRNTALMLNDKLHVDLGASYVIQAEQNMVSGGRYFNPLFPLYLFPRGEDFENVKIYERYNDERRFPTQHWEYGDQGLSFENPYWIVNREMFPSKKNRYMLHARLQYDIFDWLNIAGRVRLDKSHATEERKLSASTLELYTGSSKGSYELKEEFYTQTYADVMANVNKRFGKDFSLTANVGGSFEDHYTRSVDLGGKLMTIPNLFSLANLEPASGKRAQGYHRTRNLAVFASAELGWKNMLYLSATGRCDWASQLVSNGDVEGIFYPSIGLSGIISEMVKLPDFISYLKLRASYTEVGSPISQVGITPGTITHVINSGAIDPIGSFPYPDFKPERTKSYELGLNARFWDGRITFDGTIYQSNTYNQTFFSQLASSTGYSGFYVQAGKVRNRGVEMTWGYNDKYGKVDYSTHLTFTANKNKIQEMVHNQINPIDGTSISITELSLQEAGGVYLREGYSMSDIFTTGILQRGRDGKLVEQANGYQVDRSQRIRLGSSDPDFTMGWRHDISYKNFSLGVMVTGRFGGVVTSQTQAFMDAFGVSEVSAKARDNGGVMLDGYMYDPERFYNTIGGQGLMAYYTYDATNIRLQELSLTYSLPKKWLGNVFSNATVSFVGRNLFMFYCKAPFDPDMNGSTGTYNRSDFFMPPSLRNLGFSVKFSL from the coding sequence ATGAATTTATATCTGGAAAACACTAGAAAAAGTATATTAATAACTTTTCTATTATTAATAGGGTCAATACTTTATGCCCAAAGTAATAGTAAAATAACAATAAAAAAGAAGAATATTTCATTGCAAACAGCTTTGGCTGATGTTAGGGAACAGACCAAAATGTCTGTATCTTACAACAGTTCTCAACTCCCTAAAACAAGAATATCTTTAGATATAAACAACCAACCTTTGGAGCAGGCGCTGAAGACTATTCTTGCCGGAACAGGATTCACATATACCGTAAAAGATACTTATATAATGATTATTCCGGAACAGGCTGCTAAAAAATCTAAAAGCAGAAATGTGACGGGTAATGTAGTGGATGGAAAAGGTGAACCGCTCATTGGAGTTACTGTGCTTGAAAAAGGGACTACTAACGGAACTGTAACTAATATAGATGGTAACTATCATATTACCACACAAGGTGACACTCCCGTATTGGTGTTTTCCTATATCGGCTATCAGTCGAAGGAAGTGGATGTAAAAGAAAATGTAATCAATGTGGTGTTGGAAGATGGTTCACAGGCACTGGATGAAGTGGTTGTTACAGCTTTAGGTATCAAACGTGCTGAAAAAGCACTTTCCTATAATGTACAGACTGTAAGTAATTCAGAGCTGACCGCAGCCAAAGACGCTAACTTTATGAACAGCTTGAACGGTAAGGTAGCTGGTGTCAATATCCAAAAGAGTTCTTCTGGTGTGGGCGGTGCTACACGCGTTGTGATGCGTGGTTCCAAATCTATCGTTGGTGACAACAATGCGTTGTATGTGGTGGATGGTATACCTGTTGGAAACCCTTCACGGGGTGTCATCCAGACAGAATATGGTGCAGTGGCTGGTAGTGAAGGTATCTCCGATTTCAACCCTGAGGATATCGAAAGCATCTCTGTACTGACAGGTCCCTCAGCAGCAGCCCTTTACGGTGCGTCGGCTGCTAACGGTGTGATTTTGATTAATACTAAGAAGGGTGTAGAGGGCAAGATGAAGATCAACTTCTCTTCCAATACAGAGTTTTCCAAACCGATGATGTCACCGGAGTTTCAGAACACCTACGGCAACCGTAAGAACTCTTACCGTAGCTGGGGTGATAAATTGGAGACTCCCTCTACATTCGACCCGATGGACTTCTTCAAGACCGGTATGAATACCATCAACTCACTGAACATCTCTTCAGGTACACGCACCAATCAGACTTTTATTTCTTTGGCTTCTACCAACTCTAAGGGTATTATCAAGAACAACGAATATTACCGTTACAATTTCTCTTTCAGAAATACTGCGTTGATGCTGAACGATAAATTGCATGTCGATTTAGGTGCCAGCTACGTCATTCAGGCTGAGCAGAACATGGTTTCGGGCGGACGCTACTTCAATCCTTTGTTTCCACTTTATTTGTTTCCCCGTGGTGAGGATTTCGAGAATGTGAAGATATACGAACGTTACAACGACGAACGTCGTTTTCCTACGCAGCATTGGGAGTATGGCGACCAAGGACTTTCGTTTGAAAATCCCTATTGGATTGTCAACCGCGAAATGTTCCCCTCCAAGAAAAACCGCTATATGCTTCATGCCAGACTGCAATATGACATCTTTGACTGGTTGAATATTGCCGGACGTGTGCGGTTGGACAAGAGCCACGCTACTGAAGAACGCAAGCTTAGCGCCTCTACGCTTGAACTCTATACCGGTTCTTCCAAAGGTAGCTATGAGCTGAAAGAGGAATTCTACACACAGACGTACGCTGATGTGATGGCAAACGTAAACAAACGTTTTGGCAAGGATTTCTCGCTGACTGCCAACGTGGGCGGTAGCTTTGAAGACCATTATACGCGCAGCGTCGATTTGGGCGGTAAGTTGATGACAATACCCAACCTTTTCTCTCTTGCCAACTTGGAACCAGCTTCGGGTAAAAGAGCACAAGGCTACCATCGTACACGTAACCTTGCTGTATTTGCCAGTGCTGAATTGGGATGGAAAAATATGCTTTATTTGTCGGCTACCGGACGTTGTGATTGGGCCTCGCAATTGGTTAGTAACGGTGATGTAGAGGGAATCTTCTACCCCTCTATCGGACTTTCCGGTATTATCAGCGAAATGGTGAAGTTGCCCGACTTTATCTCTTACTTAAAGTTGCGCGCATCTTACACCGAGGTAGGTTCGCCTATCTCACAGGTGGGTATCACTCCAGGTACTATTACTCATGTCATCAATAGCGGTGCGATTGATCCGATAGGTAGTTTCCCGTATCCCGATTTCAAGCCTGAGCGTACGAAGTCCTACGAGTTGGGTCTTAATGCACGTTTCTGGGACGGACGCATCACGTTCGACGGTACCATCTACCAATCCAATACTTACAATCAGACATTCTTCTCGCAGCTGGCTTCTTCCACCGGTTATTCAGGCTTCTATGTGCAGGCTGGTAAGGTGCGCAACCGCGGTGTGGAAATGACGTGGGGGTATAATGACAAGTATGGCAAGGTAGACTACTCTACACACTTGACGTTCACTGCCAACAAGAACAAGATTCAAGAGATGGTGCACAATCAGATTAATCCGATTGATGGTACATCAATTAGCATTACCGAACTTTCGTTGCAGGAAGCCGGTGGCGTTTATCTGCGCGAAGGCTATTCTATGTCTGATATCTTCACCACAGGTATTTTGCAACGTGGTAGAGACGGCAAATTGGTGGAACAGGCAAATGGCTATCAGGTAGACCGCAGCCAGCGTATTCGCCTGGGCTCTTCCGATCCCGACTTCACTATGGGATGGCGCCATGATATCAGTTACAAGAACTTCTCGTTGGGTGTGATGGTTACCGGACGCTTCGGTGGTGTCGTTACGTCTCAGACACAGGCGTTTATGGACGCATTCGGTGTGTCCGAAGTATCTGCCAAGGCGCGCGACAATGGTGGTGTGATGCTTGACGGGTATATGTATGACCCCGAACGCTTTTACAACACTATAGGTGGACAGGGACTGATGGCTTACTATACTTACGATGCTACCAACATCCGTCTTCAAGAACTTTCATTGACCTATTCGTTGCCGAAGAAGTGGCTAGGCAATGTGTTCAGCAACGCTACTGTATCTTTCGTAGGACGTAACCTCTTTATGTTCTACTGCAAAGCTCCGTTCGACCCTGATATGAATGGTTCTACAGGTACTTACAACCGTAGCGATTTCTTTATGCCGCCTAGTTTGAGAAACTTAGGATTCAGTGTTAAGTTCAGCTTGTAA
- a CDS encoding SusD/RagB family nutrient-binding outer membrane lipoprotein: MKLQIKKITGVLLACAGLMAITSCSEFEEINKNPYYSDTEMEQLDGVLNGAYVPNLEKHVIPVPLKTDNTAEVNAYQVSINLCGDSWVGYFSPRDNKWEEGANPTTFFFHVNRTNHMFDYATSKIFTPWIQLKKINLNGDNPNRELYAIVQIAKIMGLHRSADKYGPIPYSKAGSGSFTVEYDSQEAVYHSFFEELDEAVQILYDFYMRGGAVVPLASDMVYEGNVAKWIRFANSLMLRLAIRVRYADEELARKYAEMAVTNPLGVMESVDDMAKMHKGANFEIRNPMFQIANPGQYNDSRMGATIQSYLKGYNDPRIATYFQNNGASAVRAGMPVTANTYDAASLPNIQEEDPVYWMRASEVDFLRAEGVLAGFNMGGGSAKYFYESGIQKSFEECKVSLGSYLNSTASPADFKDMKEAAYNHAAPSNITVKWVEEDEMEKKLERIITQKYLALFPDGQEAWSEWRRTGYPRQIPPVLNLTNAGVKTTDGYKDGVRRIPYPEDEYKLNNENLTKAIQQYLGGVDNAAVNVWWDKKVKN; the protein is encoded by the coding sequence ATGAAATTACAAATAAAAAAGATAACAGGGGTACTATTGGCATGCGCGGGACTCATGGCAATTACCTCATGCTCGGAATTTGAAGAAATCAATAAGAACCCGTATTACTCTGACACGGAAATGGAACAGTTGGACGGTGTGCTCAATGGTGCTTATGTGCCTAACTTGGAAAAACACGTCATTCCTGTGCCTTTAAAAACAGACAATACAGCTGAGGTTAATGCATATCAGGTATCCATCAATCTTTGTGGCGACTCATGGGTGGGCTATTTCTCCCCGCGCGACAACAAATGGGAAGAAGGAGCTAACCCCACTACGTTCTTTTTCCATGTAAATCGGACAAATCATATGTTTGATTATGCTACGTCTAAGATCTTTACTCCTTGGATTCAGTTGAAGAAAATCAATCTGAATGGTGATAACCCTAATAGAGAATTGTATGCTATTGTACAGATTGCTAAAATTATGGGGTTGCACCGTTCTGCCGATAAGTATGGCCCTATCCCTTACTCAAAGGCGGGAAGCGGTTCGTTCACTGTGGAATATGATTCGCAGGAAGCGGTGTATCATTCGTTCTTTGAAGAATTGGACGAAGCGGTTCAGATTCTCTACGATTTCTACATGAGAGGCGGTGCTGTTGTTCCTTTGGCTTCGGACATGGTGTACGAAGGCAATGTGGCGAAGTGGATACGTTTTGCCAACTCTTTGATGTTGCGTTTGGCTATCCGCGTGCGCTATGCCGATGAGGAATTGGCTCGCAAATATGCTGAAATGGCTGTTACAAACCCGCTGGGTGTGATGGAAAGCGTAGATGATATGGCGAAAATGCATAAAGGTGCCAATTTTGAAATCAGAAACCCTATGTTCCAGATTGCTAATCCCGGACAGTATAATGACAGCCGCATGGGAGCCACTATTCAATCTTACTTGAAAGGGTATAATGATCCGCGTATTGCCACCTATTTCCAAAATAATGGAGCGTCTGCGGTGCGTGCCGGTATGCCGGTTACTGCAAACACCTATGACGCGGCATCTTTGCCCAACATTCAAGAGGAAGATCCTGTCTATTGGATGAGAGCTTCGGAAGTAGACTTCCTGCGTGCCGAAGGTGTGCTGGCCGGTTTCAATATGGGAGGCGGAAGTGCTAAGTATTTCTATGAATCGGGCATCCAGAAATCGTTTGAGGAGTGTAAGGTAAGCTTGGGCAGTTATTTGAACAGTACCGCTTCTCCGGCAGATTTCAAGGATATGAAGGAGGCTGCCTATAATCATGCAGCTCCCAGCAATATTACCGTGAAGTGGGTGGAAGAAGACGAAATGGAGAAGAAGTTGGAACGCATCATCACGCAGAAGTATCTTGCCCTTTTCCCCGATGGACAAGAGGCGTGGAGCGAATGGAGACGTACGGGATATCCGCGTCAGATTCCTCCGGTGCTCAATCTTACCAATGCCGGTGTGAAGACAACCGACGGATATAAGGATGGAGTGCGTCGTATCCCCTATCCGGAAGATGAATACAAACTCAATAATGAGAATCTGACAAAAGCCATCCAGCAGTATTTGGGTGGTGTAGACAATGCCGCCGTAAATGTATGGTGGGATAAAAAAGTAAAAAATTAA
- a CDS encoding glycoside hydrolase family 18: MMNSIKIWLALSLIAGCMFACTDVETIDLEKKAVEDLYNKRDKDKWAEEDEQKRQNYEDSVRIAKENERLYELYLADLREYKKTKHPVMFGWFNAWDETAPGEYFNLTLLPDSMDLVSIWGNCFHISDNRLKQMKEVQKKGTKVIVGWIIEEVGNGLQNKPDGGWSEDPYTGIQQYADAILDSIAKYGYDGFDIDYEPSYASPWGGMHCGNWNQGEPWSKEMPIISCSQDSNKDYENFFFQALRDGLDELEAKDGKERILNINGSIHWLSPSMKGLFSYFVAQSYNGGYSSWPSRITGRLGNDVKDRIIYTETFENAVANQGNFTRYADFVVKDLDGVAGGIGAYHINADAAEKNEYRNVRKAISIMNPPIK, from the coding sequence ATGATGAATAGCATAAAAATATGGCTTGCTTTGTCGCTTATAGCGGGTTGTATGTTTGCCTGCACCGATGTAGAGACCATCGACTTGGAAAAAAAAGCTGTGGAAGATTTGTACAACAAGCGTGATAAGGATAAATGGGCGGAAGAAGATGAGCAGAAGCGACAGAATTATGAGGACTCCGTACGAATAGCCAAGGAGAACGAACGCCTCTATGAACTCTATCTTGCAGATTTGAGGGAGTATAAAAAGACCAAGCATCCGGTGATGTTCGGATGGTTCAACGCATGGGATGAGACCGCTCCGGGTGAATATTTCAATTTGACACTGCTTCCCGACAGTATGGATCTTGTCTCCATTTGGGGAAATTGTTTCCATATTAGCGACAATCGGTTGAAACAGATGAAAGAGGTACAGAAGAAAGGCACCAAGGTGATAGTCGGATGGATTATTGAGGAGGTAGGCAACGGGCTCCAAAACAAACCTGACGGGGGATGGTCTGAAGACCCGTACACCGGAATCCAGCAATATGCCGATGCCATCCTCGATTCCATAGCAAAGTATGGATACGATGGCTTTGATATCGACTATGAACCTTCTTATGCCTCTCCTTGGGGAGGAATGCACTGTGGAAACTGGAATCAGGGAGAACCATGGAGTAAGGAAATGCCCATTATTTCTTGTAGCCAAGATAGCAATAAAGATTATGAGAACTTCTTCTTTCAAGCGTTGCGCGATGGTCTGGACGAACTGGAGGCCAAGGACGGCAAAGAGAGAATCCTGAATATTAATGGTTCAATTCATTGGCTGTCTCCAAGTATGAAAGGTCTTTTCTCTTACTTTGTGGCACAATCTTATAATGGTGGTTACTCTTCTTGGCCGTCTCGGATAACCGGGCGCTTGGGAAACGATGTGAAAGACCGGATTATCTATACGGAGACATTTGAAAATGCCGTCGCAAACCAAGGGAACTTTACTCGCTATGCGGATTTCGTAGTGAAGGACCTTGACGGTGTGGCCGGTGGAATCGGTGCTTATCACATCAATGCGGATGCAGCCGAGAAGAACGAGTATCGTAACGTACGGAAGGCGATTTCTATCATGAATCCTCCTATTAAGTAA
- a CDS encoding DUF1735 and LamG domain-containing protein translates to MKKYIALVVLSLGLFTACDMVTGEGEGTGNAVYMGNSTSNGVISVVVTNEGASTVVTPRLANLADKPVEVTVELDEEMLAAYNAEAGLSMEALAAEDFVFVTKDSEDAKKTKETHGKAVVTIEPGKYNASVEVRIPKLDETKYPPFKRLAVPVSVTAASQYKILSSPRSTLIRLNREIITSVGQFRRGGSIALVPNAEIRKDPMFNWTMQVSMYYRNLPNRDGNWTVMSIQSGAGNFYTRIERQRGIQVKNGRDGEETFTQKSLPNNRWLHITFVHRDASTVSVYVNGELQKTFPTSPIAFSDDPKCCLYIGNTQYSGVYLREARMWNRALTEGEIIDKEYLPLDPSAESGLIMYMPFTRVADDKMEELTGNWEFSDFRTLGIWDENPPAMQYVDNVKFPSEDLVIIEPENSEEEIG, encoded by the coding sequence ATGAAAAAATATATAGCGTTAGTAGTTCTGTCCTTAGGACTTTTTACCGCTTGCGATATGGTCACCGGTGAAGGAGAAGGTACTGGCAATGCGGTTTATATGGGCAACTCCACCAGCAATGGCGTAATTTCAGTGGTAGTGACCAATGAGGGTGCCAGTACTGTAGTTACTCCCCGATTGGCTAATTTGGCTGACAAACCGGTGGAAGTGACCGTAGAATTGGATGAGGAAATGTTGGCGGCATATAATGCCGAGGCTGGCCTGTCGATGGAAGCTTTGGCGGCAGAAGACTTTGTGTTTGTCACTAAAGATAGCGAGGATGCCAAAAAAACGAAAGAAACGCATGGAAAAGCCGTGGTGACCATTGAGCCGGGAAAGTACAACGCCAGTGTGGAGGTGAGGATTCCGAAATTGGATGAGACCAAATATCCTCCTTTTAAGCGCTTGGCCGTGCCGGTGAGTGTGACTGCTGCTTCCCAATATAAGATATTGAGTTCGCCGAGGTCTACCCTCATCCGTCTGAACCGTGAGATAATCACTTCTGTCGGACAATTCAGACGTGGAGGAAGTATCGCACTGGTACCTAATGCGGAAATCAGAAAAGATCCTATGTTTAATTGGACCATGCAGGTGAGCATGTATTATAGGAACCTGCCTAATAGGGATGGTAACTGGACGGTTATGTCCATCCAAAGCGGTGCGGGCAATTTCTATACCCGTATTGAACGTCAGCGGGGCATCCAGGTTAAGAACGGGCGCGACGGAGAGGAAACTTTCACTCAAAAGTCTCTGCCTAATAATAGATGGTTGCACATTACCTTTGTCCACAGAGATGCTTCCACCGTATCGGTTTATGTGAACGGAGAGTTGCAGAAGACGTTCCCGACTTCACCCATCGCTTTCTCTGACGACCCCAAGTGTTGCTTGTATATCGGTAATACCCAATACTCCGGTGTCTACCTCCGCGAAGCACGTATGTGGAACAGGGCGTTGACTGAAGGCGAAATCATAGATAAGGAGTATCTGCCTCTCGATCCGTCGGCAGAGTCCGGTCTGATTATGTATATGCCTTTCACAAGGGTGGCAGACGATAAAATGGAAGAGTTGACCGGCAATTGGGAATTCTCAGACTTCCGGACGTTGGGTATATGGGACGAAAATCCTCCTGCGATGCAGTATGTAGACAATGTGAAATTCCCATCGGAAGATTTGGTTATTATAGAGCCGGAAAATTCCGAAGAAGAAATCGGATGA
- a CDS encoding BT_3987 domain-containing protein has protein sequence MKKIIQLLYLLSVVALFSACNDDNQGEVVSQDLAYQLDANYVFVDIPEEFPFDPSNILYLEGKTVMKLNAKSDGSKTTITEGTEFTFNVKLKKALDQDVKVRLKKDLDLLEGHTLAEFPDEAFELHDAIITAGSREGAIALDITKPDVLNAMPGYVLPLCLEFVDAISGVRISEQRYSVLIEMSLTLEKDNIDPSNDEIEGEYFNNNVLFESSKTTNLSYLYDGNRSGTTWYPGRNDYLTMTFSEPTRILGVRMDVVTNSYKLGSMNVYVDEGSGFISYGRFVRNNNGVIYMKFKEPVNMHALKFDGMLTVNNGTGPDIYEITFIK, from the coding sequence ATGAAAAAAATAATTCAATTGTTGTATTTGTTGTCGGTTGTAGCTCTTTTTTCGGCTTGTAACGATGACAATCAGGGAGAAGTGGTAAGCCAGGATTTGGCTTATCAGCTTGATGCAAACTATGTATTTGTGGATATTCCGGAAGAGTTTCCGTTTGATCCTTCCAATATTTTGTATCTGGAGGGTAAGACTGTGATGAAACTGAATGCCAAGAGTGATGGAAGTAAGACTACGATAACCGAAGGGACTGAGTTCACCTTTAATGTAAAATTGAAAAAGGCTTTGGATCAAGATGTCAAGGTACGTCTTAAAAAGGATCTCGATTTGTTGGAAGGACATACTTTGGCAGAGTTTCCGGACGAAGCATTTGAGCTGCATGATGCCATCATAACTGCCGGAAGCAGAGAGGGGGCAATCGCTTTGGATATCACCAAGCCGGATGTATTGAATGCAATGCCGGGATATGTTCTCCCGCTATGTTTGGAATTTGTAGATGCTATCAGTGGAGTGAGAATATCGGAACAGCGCTATAGCGTGTTGATAGAGATGAGCCTCACGTTGGAAAAGGACAATATTGATCCGTCTAATGATGAGATTGAAGGAGAGTATTTCAACAACAATGTTCTTTTTGAGTCAAGCAAAACCACTAATCTGTCATATCTGTATGATGGAAACCGTTCGGGGACTACGTGGTATCCTGGCAGAAATGATTATTTGACGATGACTTTCTCAGAGCCCACCAGAATACTGGGAGTCAGAATGGATGTTGTTACTAATAGCTACAAGCTTGGAAGTATGAACGTGTATGTGGATGAAGGCAGCGGATTCATTTCGTATGGTAGATTTGTTAGAAATAACAATGGCGTTATATATATGAAGTTCAAGGAGCCCGTTAATATGCATGCCCTCAAGTTTGATGGAATGTTGACAGTCAATAATGGTACAGGGCCAGATATCTACGAGATTACCTTTATCAAGTAG
- a CDS encoding tyrosine-type recombinase/integrase, with translation MEVLQQHFFDLSLNYNLRNPKSKRPTIVYAVFRISGKQYKINIGAKVYPNQWDSRLQMPIIHNISNLDVDNNRIVLAQINQTRLAFDNVRSYICNNPHELEYPKRCLEIIKQNFNLKPYTMKNRDSITQWLMGYIEANKRGNTLVKELQNVNFLRRFFKEHSQYQDDFTQISFEMINDAFRYMEQMKQPNGKQYAVSTIREAQKKLKAALKVAAGREFRKFNWQATEIDEVQITKNLIPKPERGAKNAPLTADEVAKLREYECGGSSKVARDLFLIQCYTGQRKSDLMQLLDSKNIDWSKGIITVNKQTKGKCAAYIPIKDTLLVNLIKNYEGQLQRLPVKYNDNLRKVAKNAGLTRVVEYTEQRGKIVEEHKGHIHELIHNHLGRHTFISRMAEAGARKDEIKSITGHTCDSTVDDIYTHIDQLKAAQKGAEHQRGLYDTKGNDTVSFPQQAASNNGVVDSGILDTVVDLKIKCRDLQREKQELASIIARQEYEDAIEEIAWLPPTEEDFVIHPVG, from the coding sequence ATGGAAGTATTACAGCAGCATTTTTTCGATTTAAGTTTGAATTACAATTTACGCAATCCCAAGAGTAAAAGACCTACCATTGTATATGCAGTGTTTCGTATTTCAGGGAAACAGTATAAGATTAACATCGGTGCAAAGGTTTATCCCAATCAATGGGATAGCCGTTTGCAGATGCCGATTATACACAATATTTCTAATCTTGATGTTGATAATAACAGAATTGTTCTAGCACAAATTAACCAAACAAGGTTGGCATTTGATAACGTCAGGTCGTATATTTGCAATAATCCGCATGAATTGGAGTATCCGAAGCGGTGTTTAGAGATTATCAAACAGAATTTTAATTTAAAACCTTATACTATGAAGAATAGGGATTCAATAACTCAATGGCTCATGGGGTACATTGAGGCAAATAAACGTGGTAATACATTAGTGAAAGAATTACAGAATGTAAACTTCTTAAGGCGATTTTTCAAAGAACATAGTCAGTACCAAGATGACTTTACCCAAATTAGTTTTGAGATGATAAATGATGCTTTCCGTTATATGGAACAGATGAAGCAGCCTAACGGGAAGCAGTATGCAGTATCAACGATACGTGAGGCGCAAAAGAAACTTAAGGCGGCTTTAAAGGTTGCTGCGGGTAGAGAGTTCCGTAAATTTAATTGGCAGGCAACAGAAATTGATGAGGTGCAAATCACGAAAAACCTTATACCTAAACCTGAACGGGGTGCAAAGAATGCTCCCCTTACTGCTGACGAGGTTGCAAAACTACGGGAATACGAGTGTGGTGGTAGCAGTAAAGTGGCAAGGGATTTATTTTTAATTCAATGTTATACAGGGCAGCGTAAATCAGACTTAATGCAGTTATTGGATAGTAAGAATATAGATTGGAGTAAGGGTATTATTACAGTCAATAAGCAGACTAAAGGCAAATGTGCAGCGTATATTCCGATAAAAGATACATTATTGGTAAATCTAATAAAAAATTATGAGGGACAACTTCAACGATTACCTGTAAAATATAATGATAATTTGCGGAAAGTGGCTAAAAATGCAGGATTGACACGAGTAGTTGAATATACGGAGCAGAGAGGGAAGATTGTCGAAGAACATAAAGGACATATCCATGAATTGATACATAATCATTTAGGGAGACATACTTTTATAAGCCGAATGGCAGAAGCAGGAGCACGTAAAGACGAAATAAAGTCTATTACGGGGCATACTTGCGACAGTACAGTTGATGATATATACACGCACATAGACCAACTGAAAGCAGCCCAAAAGGGGGCAGAACATCAAAGGGGATTGTATGATACTAAAGGAAATGATACGGTTTCTTTCCCACAACAAGCGGCATCTAATAATGGAGTAGTGGATAGTGGCATATTAGATACTGTTGTTGATTTAAAAATTAAATGTCGGGATTTGCAACGAGAAAAGCAGGAACTTGCTTCAATAATTGCTCGCCAAGAATACGAAGATGCCATAGAAGAGATTGCATGGCTTCCCCCCACCGAAGAAGATTTTGTTATACACCCTGTTGGGTAG
- a CDS encoding recombinase family protein: MRAVIYARVSSINDRQSTDRQVIDLQKYAEQNNYEVAQVFEEHISGAKRNEDRLILCECLDYCISNKIDILLISELSRLGRNVDEVLANVKRCKDNTLNIYFQKENLSIFQADGTKNPFLNIFISVLGTCAEMERDNIKFRLNSGRQQYIAKGGQLGRRAGSTKSLDKKKEEYKEVIKLLRQSLSVRKVAKLTGVSVSTVQRLKKEFGL, from the coding sequence ATGAGAGCAGTAATATACGCACGAGTTAGCAGCATTAATGATAGGCAGTCAACAGACCGCCAAGTTATAGACCTTCAAAAATATGCGGAACAGAATAATTATGAAGTAGCTCAAGTTTTTGAAGAACATATCAGCGGAGCAAAGCGAAATGAAGACCGTCTCATTTTATGTGAGTGCTTAGATTATTGTATCTCTAACAAGATAGATATTCTTCTTATCAGTGAATTAAGCCGTCTAGGTCGTAATGTTGATGAAGTCTTAGCTAATGTGAAGCGTTGTAAGGATAACACCCTTAATATCTACTTTCAAAAAGAAAACCTTTCGATTTTTCAAGCGGATGGTACTAAGAACCCTTTTCTTAATATTTTTATTTCGGTATTAGGCACATGTGCTGAGATGGAAAGAGATAATATCAAGTTTCGTCTAAATAGTGGACGGCAACAATACATTGCTAAAGGTGGGCAGCTTGGACGGAGAGCAGGCAGTACGAAAAGTTTAGACAAAAAGAAAGAAGAGTATAAAGAGGTGATTAAATTGCTTCGACAAAGCTTATCAGTGCGAAAGGTGGCGAAATTGACTGGTGTGTCAGTCTCAACCGTTCAGCGTCTTAAAAAAGAGTTTGGATTATAA